The window ATTTTATTGAGGAAAATAATTTAATTAACAAAAATGATAAAATTTTAATAGCTTTTTCTGCTGGACCAGATTCAGTATTCCTTTTAGAAAAATTATTAGAAATAAAAGAAGAATACAATTTAGAATTACATTTAGGATATGTAAATCATAATTTTAGAGATGATGTGCATAAGGATATAGAGTTAGTAAAAAATATTGCAAATAAATACAATTTAAAATATTCTATTTTAGATATTAAATTAGAAAAATTTAGTGAAGAAAAAGCAAGGGAATTAAGATATTCAGTTTTAAAAGATTTAAAAGAAAAAATAAAATTTACAAAAATTGCAACAGGTCATAATAAAACCGATAATGCTGAAACCATTATTTTTAGAATAATAAGAGGGACAGGACTAAACGGTCTATCAGGAATAAAAGTTAAAAGAGATGATATTATTAGACCAATATTATATATTTCAAAAAATGATATACTTAAACAAGTATATAATGAATATATAATAGATAAAACAAATCTTGAAAATAACTATAGTAGAAATAAAATTAGAAATTTAGTTTTTCCTGTATTAGAAGAAATTAATTCTAAATATGTAGATAATATAGTTAAAATTCATAAGAATGTTATAAATACAAATGATGAGAAATATGAATATATTTTGAATAGTTTAAATGAGAAAAATATAAGTTTAAATACAAAAAAAATTGAACAAATATATAGTATTTTAGACAAAAAAGAAACTAAAATTATAGATTTAGGAAATGAATATATTTGGTATAAGTCATATGATAATAATAAAATATTAAAAAAAATTGATTTAGAAAAAAAGTCTGAAAATACTATACTTACCTTAAATAATGAAATCGAATTTAATGGATTTAAAGTAGGTTATGTCGATGCAACTAGGCTTGAAAAAATATCAAATAAAATGTATAATGTACTTAGTTTAGATACTTTTGATGAATATTCTACATTTGTTGTTAGAACAAGAATAAATGGAGATAAATTAGACAATAAAAAGTTGAAAAAATTATTTATAGATAATAAAATTGATAAAATAGAAAGAGATAAAATGCCCATAGTCGTATATGAAAATATAGTAGTATTGGCAGGTGATTTTTTTAAAACAAGAGAAAAAGGATCTATAAATAAATATTACGTATATATTAGGAGAAATGATGGAAGATAAAAATATTAAAGATGATGATGTTCTTGATGACAAAAAAGAAAATCAAGAAGATGTTCAAAATAAAGAAGAAAATAATGAAGAAGAAACACCTAAAAAAATAAAGAAAAAGGTGTATATTTCTGATGATGAAAATGCAGAAGAAATTAAAAAAAGAATAGAAAGTTTAAAAAGTAAAAATAATAATATTACTTTTAGAGTTAAACCACCTATATTCTTTTTATTAATACTAGTAATAATTTCTACAGTTTTTTATTTTTATGGGAATAAAACTCCTTTATTTGAAGAAAGACGTGAAATTAGTTATACACAATTTGTAACTAAAGTTAAACAGGGAGATATTACTGAAATTAGAGAAAGCCAAGAAAAATTAACTGGTATAAAAAAAGTTGCTGGAAAGGTAGAAGTTTTTGAAACTAATAAACTGACTGATAGATTGGGTCAAGATACTTACCTTATGGAAATTTCAAAAGAAAAGAATGTTAATATTGTTGTATTAGGGACACCAGTATCTACGATAATAATACGTGCTATCTTTAGTTTTGCTCCATTATTTATACTACTATTACTTTTCTACTTTATTAATAAGAGAATGATGGGTTCTTCTGGTGGAGGAATAGGTAATCCGTTTAATATTGGAAAAGGTAAAGGGAAGATAAGCGAAAGACCAAATGTTAAATTTTCTGATGTTGCAGGATTAACAGAAGAAAAAGAAGAGTTAAAGGAAATAGTAGAATTTTTAAAAAATCCAGCAAGATTTGAGAAAGCTGGAGCAAGAGTTCCTAAAGGTGTTTTATTATTAGGTGAACCAGGTACAGGTAAAACATTACTTGCAAAAGCTGTTGCTGGTGAATCTGAAGCAGCCTTTTTCCCTATTTCAGGTTCTGAATTTATAGAACTTTATGTTGGTGTTGGAGCTTCACGTGTTAGAGAATTATTTAAAGATGCTAAAAAAGAATCTCCTGCTATCATATTTATAGATGAAATAGATGCTGTTGGTAGAAGAAGAGGACAAAATAAAAATGGTGGTGGAGGTAATGAAGAAAGAGAACAAACTCTAAACCAATTATTAGTTGAAATGGATGGATTTGATACAGACCAAAGAATTATTGTAATGGCAGCTACAAATAGATCAGATGTTTTAGATCCAGCTCTATTAAGAGGTGGAAGATTTGATAGAAGAATTGAGGTTTCAAGACCTGATGTTAAAGGGAGAACTGAAATACTTAAAGTTCATAGTAGAAATAAGAAATTAGCATCTGATGTAAAATTAGAAGATATAGCTAAAATTACTCCAGGATTTGTAGGGGCTGATTTAGAAAATCTATTAAATGAAGCAGCTATTCTTGCAGCAAGAAGAAATAGTGATGAAGTTACTATGGAAGACTTAGATGAAGCAGTAGATAAAGTAGGAATGGGATTAGGACAGAAAAGTAAAATAATCTCAAAAAGAGATAAGGATATGTTAGCATATCATGAAGGTGGACATGCCTTAGCTGCGACTTTAATACCGGGTGCAAATAAAGTACATAAGGTTACAATAATACCACGTGGAGATGCTGGAGGATATATGATGCCTTTACCTGAAGAAACTTTAGGTAAAACTAGAAAACAAATACTTGCTGAAATAAATGTATTATTTGCTGGAAGAGCTGGAGAAGAATTAATGATGGATGATATTGCAACTGGTGCATATTCAGACATTAAAAGAGCGACTGAACTTGCAAAATTACTAATTTCTAGTGTTGGTATGAGTGAACTTGGACCAATAAATTACGAACATTCAGATAATGGATTTGTATTAAGCTCAGATTTAAGTAATGAAACAGCTAGAGAAATAGATTTAGAAGTTAGAAAATTATTGAAATTTAAATATGAAGAAACATTAAATTTATTGAAAGCTAATAAAGATACATTAGAAAATATAGCTACATTGTTAAAAGAAAAAGAAACTGTTACTGGTTCTGAAATTAGAGCATTGGTTTCAGGTTTATCAGTAAATGAAGTATTAGAACTTGATGATGAACAGTTAGAAAAATATTATTAATATATAATGTAATGCCTTGACAAAGTTATAAAAATTTTGTAAAATGGATTGTATTAATACAAAATTACATGTAATGACATAATTACAATTAAATTATGTAGAAAGGAGCTCAAAATGGCAGTACCTAAGAAAAGAACATCAAAAGCAAAAAGAAATATGAGAAGAGCACATGATTCAATAAATGCTCCACAATTTGTTGTTGAAGCAAATGGTAGTGTAAGAAGACCTCACAGATTAAATCTTGAAACAGGTGAATATAGAGGAAGAAGAGTACTAAAAGCGTCAGCAGAAGAAATAGTTGAATAGATAAAAATTAATAAAAAAAGTTATTTTTAAACTATATAAGAACAACAGTCTAATTTTAAAGGACTGTTTTTTTATTTTCTTAAAAAATATAATTTAAAATATTGCAATTTTTGTTGTATTTTCAAATATTTTAGCCATTTTCTATATATTCACAAAACATGTAAAATGTGATATAATTTAAAATTATAGAGTATGATGAGGGGTAATGTTATGAATAAGAAATATGAAGTATTAGAGTATCATAAAATACTTAATAATTTAATAGATAAATCAAAATTAGAATCAACTAAAGAAAAATTTATAGATTTAAAAATGTTTAAAGAAAAAAGTGAATTAGATAAAGAATTTTCCATATTACAAGATTTGATTGATTTTTATAAATTCGATGATGGGTTTGATTTAAGTCAATTATCAAATATAGGCAGATTTTTAAAATTAATATCAATATTTGGTAATTATTTAGAGGCTGATGAATTACATGAATTAAGAAAAAATTTAATAGTTTATAGAATATCTAAATCAAGAGCTAAAAATGTGAGAGATAAATATAAGCAAATATGGAATATATTTAAAGATTTAAATGATTTAAAGGATATTGAGAATTTTATAAACGAAGTAGTAGATGATAACGGTAATATAAAAGATGATGCTAGTTTAACTTTAATTGATATTAGAAAACAAAAAAATATTATTTTCAACAATATAAAAGAAAAATTTGAAACATTAATAAATAATAAAGATACGCAAAGAGCAGTGCAAGATAAAATTATTACTAAAAGAAATGAAAGATATGTTATTGCTATAAAAACAGATTTTAAAGGATTAGTAAGAGGTATAGAACATGACAGATCATCAACGGGTTCTACATCATTTATAGAACCTTTAAATGTAGTATCATTAAATAATAAATTAAGGGAATATGAGGCAAGAGAGAAAGAAGAAGTAAGGAAAATACTTTTAAGATTAACAGAGATACTTAGAGGTAGATTAGAAGATTTACAAATTACTCAGAGTGTATTAGAAAGAATTGATTTTTTAAATTCTAAGGTTGAGTATGCTTTAGAAACAAAATCTAATATTCCTAAAATAGTTAATCATACTAAAATATATTTAGAAGATGCAAGGCATCCTTTTATAGATAAGGATAAAGTAATACCATTAACTTTTGATTTAGATGAAAATGATAAAGTTATGTTAATTACTGGTCCAAATACAGGTGGTAAAACAGTAACATTAAAGGTTGCAGGACTGTTTACTTTAATGGCATTATCTGGTTTAGCGATACCAGCGAGTGAAAAATCTATAATAGGTATGTTTGATAATGTTTTATCTGATATAGGAGATGAGCAAAGTATAGAACAGAACCTATCATCTTTTTCTTCTCATGTTAAATCAATTTCAGATATATTAAATGAAGCAACTTCAAAATCTTTAATATTATTAGATGAATTAGGTTCAGGGACAGATCCAAGTGAGGGGTCAGCATTTGCAATGGCGATAATTGATCATATTCTTGAAAGAAAAATAAAAGCACTTATAACAACACATTATAGTGAAGTTAAGGCTCACGCATATACACATGATAAAATAAAATCAGCATCTATGGAGTTTAACCCTGAAACTTTATCTCCAACATACAGATTGTTAGTAGGTATACCTGGTGAATCAAATGCTTTAATAATAGCATCAAAATATGGTATAGCTAAAGAAATTATTGAAAATGCTAAATCATATATTAGTGAAGATAATAGAAAAGTTGAAAAAATGTTAGCTTCAATAAAAGAAAAAAATGATAATCTTGAATTAATGAATCTTGAGGTTGAAAAACTTAAACAAGAACTTGCTGAAGTTAAAAATGATTATGAAAATAAGTTAGCTGAGTTTGAAAAAGAGAAAAATAATATTTTAAAAGATACATATAAAAAAGCTGATAACTATATTAAAGATATGCAAAATAAGGCAAAGGCTTTAGTTGATAAAATTAATTCAGATAATGTAAAAAAAGAAGAGGCTAAAACATTACAAAAAAATATAAATATGATAAGACAATATATAGAAGATAGTAAAAAAGAAAATATTGTTGAAAAGAAACATATAAAATCTAATTTAAAATTTGAAATAAATGAAGAAGTTTTAGTAAAAACATTAAATCAAGTTGGAAAAGTACTTAGAATTATTCCAGAAAAAGAATCTTTACAAGTTCAAGCAGGTATTTTAAAAATAACTGTTGCCTTTGAAGATGTTACTAAGATACCTAAGAAAAAAAATAATCGTTTAACTAATGTAGTTAATGCAAAAGTTACTCATGTTAAAGGTGAAATTGATGTTAGAGGTAAAATGGCAGAAGAAGCAATAGAAGAAATAGAAATATATTTTAATAGAGCTATTTTAAATGGATTTACTACTGTTGCAATTATACATGGAAAAGGGACTATGGTTCTTAGAAAGAAAATACATGAATACCTTAAAAAATCTGTTTATGTTTCAGAATTTAAAGATGGTCATCCTAGTGAGGGTGGACTTGGTATTACTATAGTAACACTGAAATAGAGGAGAAAAAATGAAGATATATAATAGTTTAAATAATAAATTAGAAAAATTTATACCTATTAATAATAGCAAAGTTGGAATATATGTATGTGGACCAACAGTATATAACTATATACATTTTGGAAATTCAAGACCTGTTATAGTTTTTGATACACTTGCAAGACATTTTATAAATCAAGGTTATGAAGTTTCATTTGTTCAAAATTTTACAGATATAGATGATAAAATAATTAATAAAAGTATAGAAGAAAATATTACATTTGAAGAAATTTCAAAAAAATATATAGATGCTTTTATGGAAGATATTTCTAAATTAAATATACTTGATATAGTAAAAAGACCAAAAGTAAGTGAATATATACCTGAAATTATAAAAATGATAGAGGGACTTATTGATAAGGGATATGCGTATATTTCAGATGGTGATGTTTTATTTAGAGTTAATAAATATTCAGAATATGGTAAATTATCTAATCAAAGATTAGAAGATTTATCGGTGGGTGTAAGAATTGATAAAGATGATAAAAAAGAAAATCCTCTTGATTTTGTATTGTGGAAAAAGAAAAAAGAAAATGAGCCTTACTGGGATTCACCTTTTTCTAAGGGTAGACCGGGTTGGCATATTGAATGTTCGGCAATGAGCAGAGAATTTTTAGGAGATAATTTTGATATACATGCTGGAGGAATAGATTTATTATTTCCACATCATGAAAATGAAAGTGCACAAAGTGTTTGCTTCTGTAATGAAAAATCTTCTTTTGCAAACTATTGGATGCACAATGGATTTTTAGAAATAAATGGTGAAAAAATGAGTAAATCTTTAGGAAATTTTATTACATTAAGAGAAGTTTTAAATAATTATTCAGGAGATGTAATTAGATTTTTCATGTTATCAACACATTATAGAAAACCTATAAATTATTCTATAGAAAATTTAGAAATATCTAAAAAGACTTTAAATTCAATAATAGATAGTATTGATAGATATAAGAAAGTAGTAGTTGATAATAATTCAAATGATGAGATAAAAAAAGAAATAATTGAGTTTGAATCAGCTTTTAATTCAGCATTAAATGATGATTTAAATACTCCTTTAGCAATATCTTGTATACATGATTTAATTAAAAAAACTAATAGACATTTAAATTCATCAGTATTTAAAGAAATTACATTAGTAATTGAAGTTTTAGAAAAATATATAATTAATATTTTGGGGATAAAAATGGAAAAAGATAAAAATGATGTGCTAAGTGAAAATTTAATAGAATTATTAAATAAAATTAGAGAAGATGCTAGAATGAATAAAAATTATGAATTATCTGATATGATACGTGATGAACTGTTAAAATTAGGAATTAAAACAGTTGATAGGAAGGTAAAATAAATGTTTAAGAAAAATTTTATAAAAAGAATAATAAGATCTCTTAGAATAAATAAGAGTATATCTATAGATTTAGGTACTGCTAATATTCTAATTTATGATAAACAAGAAGATAAAATAGTTTTAAATGAACCATCAGTTTTGGCAAGAGATAGAAAAACTGGAAAAGTTATTGCAGTTGGTAAAGATGCAAGAGAAATGTTAGGAAAAACACCTGATAGTATAGAAGCTATTAAACCACTTAAAGATGGTGTAATTGCTGATTTAGATGCAACTCGTGAAATGCTTTCTCATTTCATGTATAAAATATATGGAAGTTCAATATTTAAACCAGAAGTAATGATTTGTGTTCCTTTAGAAGTTACCCCTGTAGAAAGAAAAGCTTTATTTGATTCTGTTAGTGGTGCAAAAAAAATATATATAATAGAAGAGGGAAGAGCGGCTATTATTGGTTCTGGAATTGATATATCAAAACCATCTGGTAATATGGTTATAGATATTGGTGGAGGTTCAACTGATGTTGCTATACTTTCATTAGATGAGGTTATAGCTTCAAAATCTATAAGAGTTGCTGGTAATAAGTTTGATGAAGATATAGTAAGATATGTAAGAAATAAATACAACTTATTAATTGGTGATAGAACAGCTGAAAAAATTAAAAAAGAATTAGCGACTGCTATGTATGAAAAAGAACCTAAGTTAATGACTATTAAAGGTAGACAATTAGAAGTTCAAACTCCTGTTTCTTTAGAAATAGATTCTAATGAAGTATATGAGGCAATAAAATCATCGCTTTTTTCAGTAATTAATGCAGTTAAAGAAGTACTAGAAAAATCACCACCTGAATTAGCTGCTGATATTTTAGATAATGGAATTGTAATGACTGGTGGAGGCTCTATGATTAAAAATTTCACAACTTTAGTAGAGCAAGAAGTAAAAGTAAAGGTATATTTATCAGAACATCCATTAGATTCAGTTGTTCTTGGTGGAGGAAAAGCGTTTGATAATAAGAATTTATTAAAAACATTACAAATGAGAGAGAATTAATATGGAAATATTTAAAAATGAAATATTAAATCTAAAAAAAAGTGGAACTTTTATGCTTTTTGCAGATAATAGAATATCTTTAATAGAAAATGCTAAAATATTTACATCTATGTTACTTAATGAGTTTAATACAGATATATTAACTCATCCAGATGTAAGTTATTATTCTGAATTAAAGATTGATGATGTAAGAGAAATAATAATTGGTTCAGTTGAAAGTCCATATATTTCTGATAAAAAAATATATATTATCGATTCAATTGAAATAACAAAAAAAGAACCTTTAAACGCATTGTTGAAAGTAATAGAAGAACCACCACAGAATGTTTTTTTCATATTACTTACTAGGAGATTAGAAATACTTGAAACTGTTAAGTCTAGGTCAATAATATTAAATTTAAACTTAATTTTAGATACTAAAATTATAGAAAAAAATTTAGATATGTTTAACTTTTTAGAAAATAATATTGATTATTTAAATATGTATATCAGTAAAAAAGATTCAATTGATTTAGAAGTATATAAAATTAATAGTTTAGAAGAGATTATACATTCTATTAAGAATTATTTTAATGAAACAAATATATTTACAGTTATATCATATCAATATGCGATAGATTATTTAATAAAAAATATTATATTTATGAAAGAAATTGATGTAATAATTTTAAAAGATGAGATATTGTCTATATTGTTAGTAAGTAACGATAATAAAAAGAGTAGAGATAGAATAAAAATATTTATGAATACTTGTATAAATAAATATTCTAAATTTAAAAGCTTAAATCATCTTGAAGAGCTTTTAGAATATAAGTTAGCGATAAATTCTAATGTAAGTTTAAAAACATTAATGTTTTTATTTATTGATACTTTATCAAAAAATTAAAGAAAATGGAGACAAATATGTCTATAGGAATTTTTGATTCAGGTATGGGTGGAATAACTGTATTAAATGAAATTAGAAAACAATATCCAAATATTGATATTCATTTTTTCGGTGATACAGCTAGATTACCATATGGAGAAAAAAGTAAAGATGAAATAATTAAATACTCAAGTGAAATAGTTGAGTTTTTATTAACAAAAAAAGTTGAATTAATTGTTGTTGCATGTAATACTGCGACTTCACTTGCACTTGATGAAATAAAAGAAAAATACGATATTAATATTATTGGAGTAATTGATGCAGGAGTAGAGGGTGTTATAAATAATAAAAGTAAAAATGTAGGTTTGATTGCAACTACTGCTACAGTAAATTCTAAAAAATATACACAGAGTTTAAATAATATTAATTCAAAAATAAAAGTGATAGATCAACCTTGCCCTTTATTAGTACTAGCTATAGAAAATGGAAATATTAAAGGAAAAGATATTGATAATTTAATAAATAAATATGTTGATGATATGAGTAAAGAAATTGATACCCTTGTATTAGGATGTACACATTATTCTATTTTAAAAGAAAAAATAAAATCTCTTTATTCTAATATTGATATAATTGATCCATCAGTTGAGATTGTAACAATTATTAATAATAGTGATTTAATAAAAAATAAAAATGAAAATTCTCAAACATTTTTTTATGTTTCAGGAAATAAAGAAAAATTTAAGAATAATTTGAGAGATATTTTTTATGTTGAGTCCGATAATATTATTGAAATAAAAGGAGAATAAAATGTACGAATATTTTGAGGGTATATTAAGCGTAAAAAATCTTAATTATGTTGTTATAGATATTAATGGAGTAGGGTATAAAATATATACATCAATAAAAACCTATGATAAACTTAATTCAATTGGAGAAAAAGATAAGCTATATATACACACTATAGTTAAAGAAGACGATATTTCATTTTTTGGATTCAAGAGTGAACTTGAAAGAAGTATTTTTCTTGAATGTATAGCAATAAATGGAATAGGTGCTAAAAAAGCAATTGCAATATTATCTAATTTTGAATTTGATGAATTAGTTGCTATAGCATCTTCAAAGAATTTTAAAGAACTCGCAAAAGTTCCTGGTATAGGAATGAAAAAAGCTGAAAAAATAATGGTAGATCTTTCTGATAAACTTGAAGGATTAAAAATTACAAGTAATGTTTCTAACCAAGATATGCTTGAGTTATATAATAAGAAAGAGAATTTAAGATTAGCTTTAGAATCTTTAGGTTATGAAAAAGTTAATATAAATAACATTATAGAAGATAAGTATGTCAAAGAGTTAAATATGCAGGAATTGATTAAAATGGCATTATTAAATATAAATAAAAAGAAAAAGTAGGTGTAAAAATGAATTTATCATGGCTTCTCATAGTTTTAGGTGCAATAATGTGGGGGATAGATGGTGTATTATTGACACCACGTTATTTTAAATATGGTTTATATAATGTTGTATTAATAGTATTTATAGCACATCTTTTACCATTTTTATTTATTTTAATTACAAATAGAAAAAATATAAAAGAGATAAAAAATATAAATTTATCAGATAAATTATACTTTCTATTAATAGCATTATTTGGTGGAACTATAGGGACTTTATCTATTGTAAAAGCATTACAATTAAGTGAATTTAATCCATATAGTTTAGTTATATTAATACAAAAATCACAACCTATATTTGCTATATTATCAGCTTATTTTATATTAAAAGAAAAAATTACACATAAATTTAAAATAGTGTTTATAATTTCCCTTATTTCACTCTATTTCTTAACTTTTGGACTAAATAGTCCATTTGATATAGAGCTTAAATCAATATATTCTGCAATTTATTCATTAATTGCTGCAATTTCTTTTGGTTTATCAACTACTTTTAGTAGAAAAGTTGCAATTAAGTACAATGCCAATATATCGACATTTATGAGATTTATGTTTACAACGATAATTACTTTTTTACTATTATTATTAAATGTATCTCAAACTAAAACCGATATAATATATCTATTTACAAATAAGCATGTAATGTTACTGGCAATATTTATTGCAATTTGGGGAGTAACAGCTGCTAATTTTTATTATAGAGGTTTACAAAATACAAAAGCAATATATTCTACAGTTTCTGAATTAGCATTTCCTTTAACATCTGTTTTTATAGACATGTTTATTTTAGGAAATATTTTAGATCCTACAAGAATAATAGCTGGTTTAATATTATTATTAAGTATAGTTTATTTAAATATAAATAATGAATGAGGGAGTACAAATGGAATATATTAAGATAAGAGGTGCTAGAGAACACAATCTTAAAAATATTGATATAGATATACCTAAGAATCAATTTGTTGTAATTACAGGAGTAAGTGGTAGTGGTAAATCATCTCTTGCGTTTGAAACAATATATTCTGAGGGACAGAGAAGATATGTTGAGAGTTTATCAGCATATGCAAGACAATTTATAGGTCAAATGAAAAAACCAGAGCTAGATAGTATTGAGGGTTTATCACCAGCAATATCAATAGAGCAAAAATCAGTTTCAAAGAACCCAAGGTCAACAGTTGGTACAATGACAGAAATATATGATTATATGAGACTTTTATGGGGGCATATTGGTAATGCACATTGTCCTATTTGTCAATCTTTAGTTAAAAAACAAAGTATAGAAGAAATTACTAATGAAGTACATTTAAAATGTAGTGATAAAGATAAATTAATATTCTTATCTCCTATAGTAATGGATAAAAAAGGTAGTTTTAAAAATTTATTTATTAATTTATCAAGACAAGGTTATCTAAGAGTAAGAGTAGATGGAACAATACTTGAACTTGATGATATTATTGAATTAGATAAGAATAAAAGACATAATATTGAATTAATTACTGATAGAGTAGTATTTAAAGAAGAAAATATTTCAAGAATAAATGAGGCTATAGTTAATGCGACAAAATTATCTGATGGTAATTTAATTATAAATATAAATGGTGTAGACCATAAATATAGTGAAAATTTTGTATGTAGTAATCATCCTGATGTATCATTCCCAGAAATTAATCCAAGACTATTCTCATTTAATGCACCTTATGGAGCTTGTGAAGAATGTAATGGTTTAGGTTCGTCTTTAGAAGTCAACATGGATGCAATATTATTAAATGAAAATATATCTATTAATGAAGGTGCATTGTCTGTGGTAGGTGGAAGTTCTCCAACATCATGGACTTGGAAATTATTTCAAGCATTTTTAAAAGGGCATAATATTGATGCAGATAAGCCTTTTAAAAAATTATCACAAAAAGAAAAAGATTTAATTTTTTATGGAAGTGATAAAGAA is drawn from Streptobacillus ratti and contains these coding sequences:
- the murI gene encoding glutamate racemase, giving the protein MSIGIFDSGMGGITVLNEIRKQYPNIDIHFFGDTARLPYGEKSKDEIIKYSSEIVEFLLTKKVELIVVACNTATSLALDEIKEKYDINIIGVIDAGVEGVINNKSKNVGLIATTATVNSKKYTQSLNNINSKIKVIDQPCPLLVLAIENGNIKGKDIDNLINKYVDDMSKEIDTLVLGCTHYSILKEKIKSLYSNIDIIDPSVEIVTIINNSDLIKNKNENSQTFFYVSGNKEKFKNNLRDIFYVESDNIIEIKGE
- a CDS encoding DMT family transporter, whose protein sequence is MNLSWLLIVLGAIMWGIDGVLLTPRYFKYGLYNVVLIVFIAHLLPFLFILITNRKNIKEIKNINLSDKLYFLLIALFGGTIGTLSIVKALQLSEFNPYSLVILIQKSQPIFAILSAYFILKEKITHKFKIVFIISLISLYFLTFGLNSPFDIELKSIYSAIYSLIAAISFGLSTTFSRKVAIKYNANISTFMRFMFTTIITFLLLLLNVSQTKTDIIYLFTNKHVMLLAIFIAIWGVTAANFYYRGLQNTKAIYSTVSELAFPLTSVFIDMFILGNILDPTRIIAGLILLLSIVYLNINNE
- the ruvA gene encoding Holliday junction branch migration protein RuvA, with amino-acid sequence MYEYFEGILSVKNLNYVVIDINGVGYKIYTSIKTYDKLNSIGEKDKLYIHTIVKEDDISFFGFKSELERSIFLECIAINGIGAKKAIAILSNFEFDELVAIASSKNFKELAKVPGIGMKKAEKIMVDLSDKLEGLKITSNVSNQDMLELYNKKENLRLALESLGYEKVNINNIIEDKYVKELNMQELIKMALLNINKKKK